One window from the genome of Enterobacteriaceae bacterium Kacie_13 encodes:
- a CDS encoding FCD domain-containing protein, with protein MTSWSGLNTAYFTEDKDDHIYNALVKSIVEHQLLPGSKLPEEALAEVFSVSRTGIRRVLQRLAAVQLVTILPKRGAHVTTPDAEESRDVFATRKILECANLPLVIARCQSTHLVAMKKLVQEEKRAHETRDGAAAIRLSAAFHVQLQAISGNKVLTESVSQLTLRSSLAIAAWGAPWQQGCRCHDHDDLLDLLKKRDIAALTESMAHHFDSIVASLRFEQNNGQTPDFAQIFASQRAVKAEEKC; from the coding sequence ATGACCAGTTGGAGCGGGCTGAATACGGCCTATTTTACCGAGGATAAGGACGACCACATTTATAACGCGCTGGTGAAATCGATCGTCGAGCACCAGCTGTTACCGGGCAGCAAATTGCCGGAAGAAGCGCTGGCAGAGGTGTTTTCCGTGAGCCGCACCGGCATCCGCCGCGTGTTGCAGCGCCTTGCCGCAGTGCAACTGGTGACGATATTGCCCAAGCGTGGTGCGCACGTCACCACGCCGGACGCAGAAGAATCCCGCGACGTGTTCGCTACCCGCAAGATTCTTGAATGCGCCAATCTGCCGCTGGTGATCGCCCGCTGTCAGTCCACGCATCTGGTGGCAATGAAAAAACTGGTGCAGGAAGAAAAGCGCGCCCACGAAACGCGTGACGGCGCAGCGGCGATCCGCCTTTCTGCCGCTTTCCATGTTCAGCTTCAGGCCATATCCGGCAATAAAGTCCTGACCGAATCCGTTTCTCAGCTGACGCTGCGATCTTCACTGGCGATCGCCGCCTGGGGCGCACCGTGGCAGCAGGGTTGCCGTTGTCACGATCATGACGATCTTCTCGATCTGTTGAAAAAGCGCGATATCGCCGCGCTGACGGAAAGCATGGCGCATCACTTCGACAGCATCGTCGCCAGCCTGCGCTTCGAGCAGAACAACGGGCAGACGCCGGATTTTGCGCAGATCTTTGCCTCCCAACGGGCGGTTAAGGCTGAGGAGAAATGCTGA
- the gloB gene encoding hydroxyacylglutathione hydrolase — MNLISIPALQDNYIWLLDDQEGHCLIVDPGEAAPVLSALKSMNLTPTAILLTHHHHDHVDGVNEICSHFPAVKVYGPHETEDKFCQISLKNGEKLEIGGLEWQIFATPGHTLGHISYYSAPYLFCGDTMFSAGCGRLFEGTPEQMYQSFQRLAALPDETLVCAAHEYTLSNLKFARSVLPGDDDIHSHEHKVQQMREKGQSSLPSTLGLERKINLFLRCDDIDLQNKLNLNDPLKPAWAVFAHLRALKDSF, encoded by the coding sequence ATGAATCTTATCAGTATTCCTGCGTTACAGGACAATTACATTTGGTTGCTCGATGACCAGGAAGGACATTGTCTGATCGTCGATCCGGGCGAAGCCGCGCCGGTGTTATCCGCGCTAAAATCGATGAATTTAACCCCCACTGCCATCCTGCTGACCCATCATCATCATGACCATGTTGATGGCGTAAACGAGATTTGCAGCCACTTTCCTGCTGTAAAAGTGTACGGACCTCACGAAACTGAGGATAAATTTTGTCAGATTAGTCTTAAAAATGGCGAAAAATTGGAAATCGGCGGTCTTGAATGGCAGATATTTGCTACGCCAGGGCACACGTTAGGTCACATTTCATACTATAGCGCACCTTATCTGTTCTGCGGAGACACGATGTTTTCCGCCGGATGTGGCCGTTTGTTCGAAGGGACACCGGAGCAAATGTACCAATCGTTTCAACGGTTAGCCGCACTGCCTGATGAAACATTAGTCTGCGCTGCACATGAATATACTCTCTCAAACCTTAAGTTTGCGCGGTCTGTTTTACCGGGCGATGATGATATTCATTCTCATGAGCACAAAGTGCAACAGATGCGCGAAAAGGGACAATCTTCCTTGCCTTCAACCCTCGGTCTGGAGCGAAAAATTAACCTGTTTTTACGATGCGATGATATTGATTTACAAAACAAATTAAACCTTAACGATCCGTTAAAACCTGCCTGGGCTGTTTTTGCCCATTTAAGGGCTCTCAAAGACAGCTTCTGA
- a CDS encoding methyltransferase domain-containing protein, with product MRPARARKNIVAPASWDEIPCGDYYRAALEQQLQPWWGKLYGFHLLKIGALSAELNAEACPISHQVNFASQGEGLHVRGDPYYLPFAAKSVDACLLSHTLAYAEDPHRILREVDRVLIDDGWIVLSNFNPLSLLGLGKLMPFFRKRQPYTSRLFTQMRLLDWLSLLNYEVMVHRRFHVLPWKKNGGKLLSTHLPALGCMTLIIARKRTFPLTPTAKKVPAHKQKIPQAVGATRNYRKDHRD from the coding sequence ATGCGACCAGCCCGCGCCCGTAAGAACATTGTTGCTCCGGCTTCATGGGATGAAATCCCGTGCGGCGACTACTACCGTGCCGCGCTTGAGCAACAACTGCAACCCTGGTGGGGGAAACTCTACGGTTTTCACCTGCTGAAAATCGGCGCATTAAGTGCCGAACTCAACGCTGAAGCCTGTCCTATCTCGCATCAGGTGAATTTTGCTTCGCAGGGCGAAGGGTTGCATGTCCGGGGGGACCCCTACTATTTACCGTTCGCCGCGAAATCCGTTGATGCCTGCCTGCTCAGCCATACGCTGGCCTATGCCGAAGACCCCCACCGCATTCTTCGTGAAGTGGACAGGGTACTTATCGATGACGGCTGGATAGTGTTAAGCAACTTCAATCCGCTGAGTCTGCTGGGGCTTGGCAAGCTGATGCCGTTCTTTCGCAAACGTCAGCCCTACACCAGCCGCCTGTTTACGCAGATGCGTCTGCTCGACTGGCTTTCATTATTGAATTACGAAGTGATGGTTCACCGGCGTTTTCATGTGCTGCCGTGGAAAAAGAACGGTGGGAAACTGCTGAGCACGCATTTGCCTGCGCTGGGCTGCATGACGCTGATCATCGCCCGCAAGCGCACTTTCCCGCTGACACCAACCGCCAAAAAGGTGCCTGCGCACAAGCAGAAAATCCCTCAGGCTGTTGGCGCGACCCGGAATTACCGCAAAGATCATCGGGACTAA
- a CDS encoding MFS transporter: MPLALLALTISAYAIGTTEFVIVGLIPTIAAQLGVSVPSAGLLVSIYAIGVAIGAPVLTALTGRVPRKALLIGLMVLFTLGNLMAWQSPNYNTLVIARLLTGLAHGVFFSIGATIATSLVPKEKAASAIALMFGGLTVALVTGVPLGTFIGQHFGWRETFLAVSMIGVIAIIASAILVPNNIKNKPAARIADQVKVLMNPRLLLIYAVTALGYGGVFTTFTYLAPMMQEHAGFSAGMVSWILLAYGISVAIGNIWGGKLADRHGAVKALTIIFAALALILLVFQFTSGFGIPALITVMVMGIFAFANVPGLQVYVVQKAEEVTPNAVDVASGLNIAAFNIGIALGSVIGGQVVSTLGLVQTPWIGAVIVIGALLLIRLSGHLDKKGKPAFA; the protein is encoded by the coding sequence ATGCCGCTTGCACTATTAGCACTGACCATCAGTGCCTATGCTATAGGAACGACTGAGTTTGTTATCGTCGGGCTGATCCCGACTATCGCTGCGCAACTGGGCGTCTCTGTGCCATCCGCCGGTCTGCTGGTGTCTATTTACGCCATCGGCGTGGCGATTGGCGCACCGGTTCTGACCGCTCTCACCGGTCGCGTTCCGCGCAAAGCTTTGCTAATCGGCCTGATGGTGCTGTTCACCCTCGGCAACCTGATGGCGTGGCAGTCTCCAAATTACAACACGCTGGTGATAGCGCGTTTGCTGACCGGTCTGGCGCACGGCGTATTCTTCTCGATTGGCGCAACCATCGCCACCAGTCTGGTGCCGAAAGAAAAAGCCGCGTCGGCGATTGCACTGATGTTTGGTGGCCTGACCGTCGCACTGGTCACGGGCGTGCCACTCGGGACATTCATCGGCCAGCATTTTGGCTGGCGCGAAACTTTTCTCGCGGTATCGATGATTGGCGTGATTGCGATTATTGCCAGCGCAATTCTGGTGCCCAATAACATCAAGAATAAACCGGCGGCGCGCATTGCCGATCAGGTAAAAGTTTTGATGAATCCGCGTTTGTTGCTGATATATGCAGTCACTGCGCTCGGTTACGGCGGTGTGTTCACCACCTTCACCTATTTAGCGCCGATGATGCAGGAACACGCAGGTTTCTCTGCGGGCATGGTGAGCTGGATCTTGCTGGCCTACGGTATTTCTGTAGCCATCGGCAATATCTGGGGAGGCAAACTGGCGGATCGCCACGGCGCAGTAAAAGCCCTGACGATCATCTTTGCTGCGCTGGCCCTGATACTACTGGTTTTCCAGTTCACCTCCGGTTTCGGCATTCCGGCATTGATTACAGTGATGGTGATGGGGATCTTCGCCTTTGCTAACGTACCGGGATTGCAGGTTTACGTGGTGCAGAAAGCGGAAGAGGTCACACCGAACGCCGTAGACGTGGCCTCGGGGCTGAATATCGCTGCGTTTAACATTGGCATCGCATTAGGATCGGTGATCGGCGGCCAGGTGGTGTCAACGCTTGGGCTGGTGCAAACGCCGTGGATTGGCGCGGTCATTGTGATCGGCGCATTGCTGCTCATCCGCCTGAGCGGGCATTTAGATAAAAAGGGAAAACCGGCATTTGCCTGA
- a CDS encoding endonuclease/exonuclease/phosphatase family protein: MRKKTYAMRYVAGQPAEQIFPGALAHLGPDLPPGAALPNSNILRVMVWNIFKQQRADWLSVLRDFGKDAQLVLLQEAQTTPELIRYATSNYLAADQVPAFMLPQHPSGVMTLSAAHPVYCCPLREREPLLRLAKSALVTVYPMLDGRLLMVVNIHAVNFSLGIDVYSKQLEPIGEQIANHKGPVIMAGDFNAWSKQRINALFGFAGNIHLEEVRFPADYRKRAFGRPLDFIFYRDLSVTNASVMETRASDHNPLRVEFLAGTA, encoded by the coding sequence GTGCGAAAAAAAACATATGCAATGAGGTATGTCGCAGGTCAGCCCGCTGAGCAAATCTTTCCGGGAGCCCTCGCACACTTGGGGCCGGATTTGCCGCCGGGCGCGGCGCTGCCCAACTCGAATATTTTACGCGTCATGGTGTGGAATATCTTCAAACAACAGCGTGCTGACTGGCTGTCAGTACTGCGGGATTTCGGCAAAGACGCCCAGCTGGTGTTACTTCAGGAGGCACAAACCACGCCGGAACTGATTCGCTACGCCACGTCCAACTATCTGGCCGCCGATCAGGTGCCGGCTTTCATGCTGCCTCAGCACCCCTCTGGCGTGATGACGTTGTCTGCTGCACATCCGGTCTACTGCTGCCCGCTGCGTGAGCGTGAGCCGCTGCTGAGGCTTGCTAAATCGGCACTCGTCACCGTGTATCCGATGTTAGACGGTCGTTTGCTGATGGTTGTGAACATTCATGCGGTAAATTTCAGCCTGGGTATCGACGTTTATAGCAAGCAGCTCGAGCCGATTGGCGAACAAATCGCTAACCATAAAGGGCCGGTGATTATGGCGGGGGATTTCAACGCATGGAGTAAGCAGCGTATTAACGCGCTGTTCGGCTTTGCGGGGAATATTCATCTGGAGGAAGTGCGTTTCCCTGCCGATTACCGTAAACGCGCCTTCGGAAGGCCGCTGGACTTCATCTTCTATCGCGATTTGAGCGTCACTAACGCCTCAGTGATGGAAACCCGCGCCTCAGATCATAACCCGCTGCGGGTAGAGTTTCTGGCCGGCACTGCGTAG
- a CDS encoding Asp/Glu racemase, with protein sequence MSRPLCIQLINPNTSRAMTEVMAQTARSVAARDTQILAVCPEEGAPSIEGHFDEAIATLGVLQQVKAGRDAGVDGHIIACFGDPGLLAARELARGPVIGIAEAAMHLATMLATRFSIVTTLPRTLTIARHLLHQYGFERHCAALHAIDLPVLSLEDGSGLAQQKVREQCIAAKKSDGSGAIVLGCGGMADLAQELTLELDLPVIDGVSAAIKMVESLAALRLTTSKHGDLNYPLEKPLSGRFAGLNERDHYV encoded by the coding sequence ATGTCACGTCCGCTTTGTATACAACTGATCAACCCGAACACCAGCCGTGCAATGACTGAAGTGATGGCACAGACCGCGCGCTCGGTTGCGGCGCGGGATACACAAATTCTGGCGGTGTGCCCGGAAGAGGGCGCACCGTCGATAGAAGGGCATTTTGATGAAGCTATCGCCACGCTTGGCGTTTTACAGCAGGTGAAAGCGGGGCGTGACGCGGGCGTGGACGGCCACATTATTGCCTGCTTTGGTGACCCCGGTTTACTGGCCGCGCGTGAGCTGGCGCGCGGTCCGGTGATTGGCATAGCCGAAGCGGCGATGCATCTGGCAACGATGCTGGCGACGCGTTTTTCCATTGTGACGACATTACCGCGCACGCTGACCATCGCCCGTCATCTTTTGCATCAGTACGGTTTCGAACGCCACTGTGCGGCGCTGCATGCCATCGATCTGCCGGTGTTATCGCTGGAGGATGGCAGCGGGCTGGCGCAGCAGAAAGTGCGCGAGCAATGCATCGCGGCGAAAAAATCCGACGGTAGCGGGGCGATCGTGCTCGGTTGCGGCGGTATGGCCGATCTGGCGCAGGAACTGACGCTGGAGCTGGATCTGCCAGTAATCGACGGCGTCAGTGCGGCGATCAAAATGGTGGAGTCGTTGGCCGCGTTACGCCTGACGACCAGTAAACACGGCGATCTGAATTACCCGCTGGAAAAACCTTTGTCTGGCCGTTTTGCCGGACTGAATGAGAGGGATCATTATGTCTGA
- the hpxZ gene encoding oxalurate catabolism protein HpxZ has protein sequence MKSDNIDRPAILAEMNAAFYRYEQALITNDTAVLDELFWHDPRTVRYGAGENLYGIEAIREFRAARPSQGLDRELVNTTITTFGDDMAIASTEFRREGTDKVGRQQQTWVKMLSGWKIVAAHVSLMV, from the coding sequence ATGAAATCTGACAATATTGACCGCCCGGCGATCCTCGCCGAAATGAATGCGGCATTTTATCGTTACGAGCAGGCGCTGATCACCAATGACACCGCCGTGCTCGACGAGCTGTTCTGGCATGATCCGCGAACCGTGCGCTACGGCGCGGGGGAAAATCTTTACGGTATAGAAGCTATCCGCGAATTCCGCGCTGCGCGCCCTTCTCAGGGGCTGGATCGTGAATTAGTCAACACGACGATCACCACATTTGGCGATGACATGGCGATCGCCAGTACCGAGTTTCGGCGCGAAGGCACGGATAAGGTCGGGCGACAGCAGCAGACATGGGTGAAGATGTTGAGTGGGTGGAAGATTGTGGCAGCGCATGTGAGTTTGATGGTTTAA
- a CDS encoding NCS1 family nucleobase:cation symporter-1 — protein MPNQEITSATASSEQSAGIIKPYYSPRLCNDDLAPTRHQNWSWYNIFSFWMSDVHSMGGYVVAASFFTLGLTSWQVLLCLLCGICIVQICANLVAKPSQQAGVPYAVICRQAFGVFGANIPAVIRGLIAFAWYGIQTYLAASALMLVLLKFFPSITPLTVPHWLGLSALGWICFGIMWVLQAMVFWHGMSAIKRFIDVAGPAVYVVMLMLAGWILYKTGLNNISFTLSTKTLTVGQQGWEMLTATALVVSYFSGPLLNFGDFSRYGKSMSEIRRGNRWGLPFNFLLFSIVTVVIVSGTQSLFGQMITDPIETVSRVGNSVAVALGLLTMIIATIGINIVANFVSPAFDFSNCSPQKISFRTGGMIAAVGSVLLTPWNLFQSPELIHYTLDVLGAFIGPLFGILLVDYYLIKRGQMDVDALFNATPSGRYWYRNGFNPKAIAALVPAVVIGLLISFTPGLHQVANFSWFIGALLSGGCYRFIARHDRVTSGEMGYLKTEAE, from the coding sequence ATGCCAAATCAGGAGATCACCTCCGCTACGGCGTCCTCTGAACAGAGCGCCGGGATCATCAAGCCTTATTACAGCCCGCGCCTGTGTAACGATGATTTAGCGCCAACGCGTCATCAAAACTGGAGCTGGTACAACATCTTTTCCTTCTGGATGTCGGATGTGCACAGCATGGGCGGATATGTCGTCGCGGCGAGTTTCTTCACGCTCGGCCTGACCAGCTGGCAGGTGTTGTTGTGTCTGTTGTGCGGGATTTGTATCGTGCAGATTTGCGCGAACCTGGTGGCGAAGCCGAGCCAGCAGGCCGGTGTACCCTACGCGGTGATTTGCCGTCAGGCATTCGGCGTGTTTGGCGCAAATATTCCGGCGGTCATTCGCGGACTGATTGCGTTCGCCTGGTACGGCATTCAGACCTATCTGGCGGCCAGCGCACTGATGCTGGTATTACTCAAATTCTTTCCGTCGATCACGCCGTTGACCGTGCCCCACTGGCTGGGTCTCTCGGCACTGGGTTGGATCTGTTTCGGCATTATGTGGGTATTGCAGGCGATGGTGTTCTGGCACGGGATGAGCGCTATCAAACGCTTTATCGATGTGGCGGGCCCGGCAGTGTATGTGGTGATGCTGATGCTCGCAGGCTGGATCCTATATAAAACCGGCCTGAACAATATCTCGTTCACGCTTTCCACCAAAACGCTGACCGTTGGCCAGCAGGGCTGGGAAATGCTGACGGCCACCGCGCTGGTCGTCTCCTACTTCTCCGGCCCGTTGCTGAACTTCGGCGACTTCTCGCGCTACGGCAAAAGCATGAGCGAAATCCGTCGCGGTAATCGCTGGGGCCTGCCGTTTAACTTTCTGCTGTTCTCGATTGTGACGGTGGTAATCGTGTCTGGTACACAATCCCTGTTCGGCCAGATGATCACCGACCCTATCGAAACCGTCAGCCGCGTAGGAAACAGCGTAGCCGTGGCTCTCGGTTTGCTGACCATGATCATCGCCACCATCGGCATCAACATCGTGGCGAACTTTGTGTCGCCAGCCTTCGACTTCTCTAACTGTTCACCGCAAAAAATCAGCTTCCGCACTGGCGGGATGATCGCCGCAGTCGGTTCCGTGTTGCTGACACCGTGGAACCTGTTCCAGTCGCCAGAGCTTATCCACTACACGCTGGACGTGTTGGGCGCGTTCATCGGGCCGTTGTTCGGGATTTTGCTGGTGGATTATTATCTGATTAAACGCGGCCAGATGGACGTCGATGCGCTGTTCAACGCCACGCCGTCAGGCCGTTACTGGTACCGCAACGGATTTAACCCGAAAGCCATCGCCGCTCTGGTACCTGCGGTAGTGATTGGCCTGCTCATCAGCTTTACGCCGGGCCTGCATCAGGTGGCAAACTTCAGCTGGTTTATTGGCGCGTTGCTTTCCGGCGGCTGTTACCGCTTTATTGCCCGGCACGATCGCGTGACCAGCGGCGAGATGGGCTACCTGAAAACCGAAGCGGAATAA
- the dnaQ gene encoding DNA polymerase III subunit epsilon produces MISSPTRQIVLDTETTGMNKLGVHYEGHRIIEIGAVEVVNRRLTGRNFHVYLKPDRLIDPEAFGVHGISDEFLADKPTFAEVADDFIEYIRGGELVIHNATFDIGFMDYEFDMLGRNLPKTETFCKITDSLAMARKLFPGKRNNLDALSDRYLIDNSKRTLHGALLDSEILAEVYLMMTGGQTSIKFTHEGEQNTGADGQGIQRIKRPASGLKVINASEQELTWHEERLDLVVKKGGSCLWRS; encoded by the coding sequence ATGATTTCTTCTCCTACCAGACAGATTGTTCTCGATACCGAAACCACCGGTATGAACAAACTCGGCGTCCATTACGAAGGACACCGGATTATTGAAATCGGTGCCGTTGAGGTGGTAAACCGCCGCCTGACCGGCCGCAATTTCCACGTTTATCTCAAACCCGATCGCCTGATCGACCCCGAAGCCTTCGGGGTTCACGGTATCAGTGACGAATTCCTCGCTGACAAACCGACGTTTGCCGAAGTCGCTGACGACTTTATCGAGTACATTCGCGGCGGCGAACTCGTCATCCATAATGCGACGTTCGATATCGGCTTTATGGATTACGAATTCGACATGCTCGGGCGTAATCTGCCGAAAACAGAGACGTTCTGTAAGATCACCGACAGTCTGGCGATGGCGCGTAAGCTGTTTCCTGGCAAGCGTAACAACCTCGATGCGTTAAGCGATCGTTACCTGATCGATAACAGCAAACGAACGCTGCACGGCGCACTGCTTGACTCCGAAATTCTGGCTGAAGTTTACCTGATGATGACCGGCGGCCAGACCAGCATCAAATTCACCCATGAGGGCGAGCAAAATACGGGAGCTGACGGGCAGGGGATCCAGCGGATCAAACGCCCGGCGTCGGGACTGAAAGTGATCAATGCCAGCGAGCAAGAGCTCACATGGCATGAAGAGCGTCTGGATTTGGTGGTGAAAAAGGGCGGCAGTTGCCTCTGGCGTTCCTGA
- the puuE gene encoding allantoinase PuuE gives MSESDYGFTEAYPRDLIGYAGRPPHANWPGNARIAVQFVLNYEEGAENNVLHGDAGSEQFLSDIIGAASFPDRHMSMDSLYEYGSRAGFWRIHNEFQKRGLPLTVFGVAMALARNPEIVKAIKAADYDVVSHGWRWIHYQDMSKAEEAEHMEKAITVLRDLFGKAPLGWYTGRDSPNTRQLVAQSGGFQYDSDYYGDDLPFWTPVKLDCGEIKQHLVIPYTLETNDMRFASPQGFNTGEQFYTYLKDTFDVLYEEGETSPKMMSIGMHCRILGRPGRFRALQRFLDYVESHERVWVCKRQDIADHWVKHFGV, from the coding sequence ATGTCTGAGTCTGATTATGGTTTTACCGAAGCCTATCCGCGTGATCTGATCGGCTACGCCGGTCGCCCGCCGCACGCTAACTGGCCGGGCAACGCCCGTATCGCGGTGCAGTTTGTCCTTAATTACGAAGAGGGCGCAGAGAATAACGTCCTGCACGGCGACGCCGGTTCCGAGCAATTTCTTTCGGATATCATCGGCGCGGCCAGTTTTCCCGATCGTCATATGTCGATGGATTCGCTGTACGAATACGGTTCCCGCGCCGGATTCTGGCGCATCCACAATGAATTTCAGAAACGCGGCCTGCCACTGACCGTGTTTGGCGTCGCGATGGCGCTGGCGCGTAACCCTGAAATCGTCAAAGCCATCAAAGCGGCGGATTACGACGTTGTCAGCCACGGCTGGCGCTGGATCCACTATCAGGACATGAGCAAGGCTGAAGAAGCTGAGCACATGGAAAAAGCTATCACCGTCTTGCGCGATCTGTTCGGCAAAGCGCCGCTCGGCTGGTATACCGGCCGCGACAGCCCGAATACCCGACAGTTGGTTGCACAGTCAGGCGGTTTCCAGTATGACAGCGACTACTACGGCGACGATCTGCCTTTCTGGACGCCGGTTAAACTCGATTGCGGCGAAATCAAACAGCATCTGGTGATCCCGTACACGCTGGAAACCAACGATATGCGGTTTGCTTCTCCCCAAGGGTTTAACACCGGTGAGCAGTTTTATACCTATCTGAAAGATACGTTCGATGTGTTGTATGAAGAGGGGGAAACGTCACCAAAGATGATGTCGATTGGGATGCACTGCCGGATACTTGGCCGTCCGGGACGGTTTCGGGCCTTACAGCGGTTTCTCGATTATGTCGAATCACATGAGCGTGTTTGGGTATGTAAGCGGCAGGACATTGCGGACCACTGGGTTAAACATTTCGGTGTTTAA
- the rnhA gene encoding ribonuclease HI — protein MTKQVEIFTDGSCLGNPGPGGFGAILRYKQHEKEFSAGFRLTTNNRMEMMAAIVALEALSTPCEVTLSTDSQYVRQGITTWIHNWKKRGWKTADKKPVKNVDLWKRLDAAIQTHQLNWMWVKGHAGHPENERCDVLAKEAAGNPTLEDVGYQAEN, from the coding sequence ATGACCAAACAGGTAGAAATTTTCACCGACGGCTCCTGCCTGGGTAATCCCGGCCCCGGTGGTTTCGGTGCGATTTTACGCTATAAGCAGCACGAAAAAGAGTTCAGCGCCGGTTTCCGGCTGACCACCAATAACCGCATGGAAATGATGGCGGCCATTGTGGCGCTGGAAGCGCTTTCCACGCCGTGTGAAGTGACACTGAGCACCGACAGCCAGTATGTGCGCCAGGGGATTACTACCTGGATCCACAACTGGAAAAAGCGCGGCTGGAAAACAGCAGATAAGAAGCCGGTGAAAAATGTCGATTTGTGGAAGCGTCTCGACGCCGCCATTCAGACGCATCAGCTGAACTGGATGTGGGTAAAGGGCCATGCCGGTCACCCGGAGAACGAACGCTGTGACGTACTGGCAAAAGAAGCGGCGGGCAATCCGACGCTGGAAGATGTCGGATATCAGGCAGAGAATTAA
- the mltD gene encoding murein transglycosylase D, translating into MKAYAILIIASMLLTGCQASRQGAQEPEQYAQSLSSASQSEEAGQFTDDGRAASGGWLNGNDAASQQNLWNFIGDELKMKVPDNPRIREQRVKYLKQKSYLHDVTLRAEPYMYWITEQIKKRNMPMELVLLPIVESAFDPKATSSANAAGLWQIVPQTGRNYGLKQNQWYDGRRDVVASTTAALDMLQSLNKMFGGDWLLTVAAYNSGEGRVMQAVKANKAKGLPTDFWSLSLPRETTIYIPKMLALSDLLKNNKKYGIRLPKPSEDRALARVEIGQQMQLTQAAEMAGMSLTKLKSFNTGYKQNVTAPNGPHYIVLPKAHADQLKDSLADGDIAAVQKTQLASNTPSGAKQYKVRSGDRLSSIAARLNVKTRDLQRWNNLRSAGALKVGQTLQVADNSVSNTSVNGGSITYQVRKGDSLSSIAKRHGVNIKDVMRWNATADNLQPGKKLTLFVSNKMSPET; encoded by the coding sequence ATGAAGGCATATGCGATCCTAATAATCGCCTCCATGTTGCTCACGGGTTGCCAGGCGTCCAGGCAGGGCGCGCAAGAACCCGAGCAATATGCGCAGAGTTTGTCTTCAGCAAGTCAAAGTGAAGAAGCAGGACAGTTCACAGATGATGGCCGAGCGGCCTCTGGGGGATGGTTGAATGGAAACGACGCCGCCTCTCAGCAAAATTTGTGGAACTTCATTGGCGACGAGCTGAAGATGAAGGTTCCGGATAACCCCCGGATCCGCGAGCAAAGAGTTAAATATTTAAAGCAGAAGAGCTATCTCCACGATGTAACATTACGGGCAGAGCCGTACATGTACTGGATCACCGAGCAGATTAAGAAACGTAATATGCCGATGGAACTGGTACTGCTACCCATAGTGGAGAGCGCTTTTGACCCAAAAGCAACGTCGTCAGCTAACGCTGCCGGGTTGTGGCAGATTGTGCCGCAGACGGGTCGAAACTATGGTTTGAAACAAAACCAGTGGTATGACGGACGCCGCGATGTTGTGGCTTCAACAACCGCTGCGCTTGATATGTTGCAAAGCCTGAACAAAATGTTTGGCGGTGACTGGTTACTGACCGTTGCTGCGTATAACAGTGGTGAAGGTCGCGTAATGCAAGCGGTTAAAGCGAATAAAGCAAAGGGATTACCGACTGATTTCTGGTCACTGTCGCTTCCTCGTGAAACGACGATTTACATCCCTAAGATGCTGGCGCTTAGCGATTTGTTAAAAAACAACAAGAAGTATGGAATTCGTTTGCCGAAACCGAGTGAAGACCGCGCACTGGCGCGCGTTGAAATCGGACAGCAGATGCAATTGACACAAGCGGCGGAAATGGCAGGTATGTCCCTGACCAAGCTGAAGTCGTTTAACACTGGCTACAAGCAGAATGTGACCGCGCCGAATGGCCCGCATTACATTGTTCTGCCGAAGGCGCATGCCGACCAGTTAAAAGATTCTCTGGCTGATGGCGATATTGCCGCAGTGCAGAAAACTCAACTGGCCAGCAACACTCCGTCAGGTGCAAAACAGTACAAGGTTCGCTCCGGCGACAGATTGTCCAGTATTGCAGCCCGGCTGAATGTGAAGACCCGTGATCTACAGCGTTGGAACAATTTGCGCTCAGCAGGCGCGTTAAAAGTTGGGCAAACACTGCAGGTGGCGGATAACAGCGTCAGTAATACCAGTGTGAACGGTGGCAGCATCACGTATCAGGTACGTAAAGGCGATTCGTTGTCGAGTATTGCCAAACGTCACGGCGTCAACATCAAAGATGTGATGCGCTGGAACGCGACAGCGGACAACCTACAGCCGGGCAAAAAGTTAACATTGTTTGTTAGCAACAAAATGAGCCCGGAGACCTGA